A region of Dictyostelium discoideum AX4 chromosome 1 chromosome, whole genome shotgun sequence DNA encodes the following proteins:
- the celB gene encoding cellulase 270-11 has protein sequence MKNIYSLFLLFALISATFANNAFIVHWNSDSISKKLTGQIGDTISFYTSDGNSHDVKSSDGSVSSSVFSGSLTNPGIFKVTLTKEGNIEFTSSYDEGLSATIVVSSGGQIPITTTSSTTTDGSSTPSTPTSTTSASTTTSGGSATTTTGEPITDGSNGGASSTTGNSGTTGSATTTTSSSSDNSDGSVGTSTTTSPAITTSSGSIIDPTSPPTTDSSSNSGGYGSSSSIENGVECLLTITQDAFDSWTYDNIIYTVYQVNLTNIGTLSVESVILTPNDNSLIYHTWELVYDGTSLTLPTYRKAGPINPEETIIFGYISRNSTDVTFALSPTCSDSSSPTPTPTETPTETPTETPTETPTETPTETPTETPTETETPTPTPSSSSSDVDSGSSSEIETPTPTETDTPTPTPSSSSSEGSGSSSETQPPITPPPTTGTSCLAQVQQKVINSWINGEVDHYIQVEATIVNQGSTPISSFNFYSDAEQIWSVEKTGTNTYKLPSWFSTIPVGGSHTFGYIVKSAELSDLEGVQYTC, from the exons atgaaaaatatatatagtttattcttattatttgCATTAATAAGTGCAACATTTGCAA ataATGCATTTATTGTACATTGGAATTcagattcaatttcaaaaaaattaacggGACAAATTGGTGATACAATCTCTTTTTATACAAGTGATGGAAATTCTCATGATGTAAAAAGTTCAGATGGTTCTGTTTCGTCAAGTGTTTTCTCTGGTAGTCTTACAAATCCTGGAATTTTCAAGGTAACACTTACTAAAGAAggtaatattgaatttaccAGTTCATATGATGAAGGTCTTTCTGCAACAATAGTAGTTTCTTCTGGTGGTCAAATTCCGATTACAACAACTTCATCAACTACAACTGATGGTAGTTCAACCCCTTCCACtccaacttcaacaacttcaGCCTCAACTACTACAAGTGGTGGTAGtgctacaacaacaacaggaGAACCAATTACTGATGGTTCTAATGGAGGCGCCAGTTCCACAACTGGCAATAGCGGGACGACAGGTTCtgctaccactactacttcttcttcttccgaTAATTCCGATGGCAGTGTAGGTACTTCAACTACAACTTCACCAGCTATCACAACTTCAAGTGGGTCAATAATCGATCCAACTTCACCACCTACAACTGATTCATCCTCTAATAGTGGTGGTTATggttcatcatcttcaattgaaaatggcGTAGAATGTTTATTAACAATCACTCAAGATGCATTTGATTCTTGGAcatatgataatattatttacacCGTTTATCAAgtaaatttaacaaatattGGTACACTTTCAGTTGAGTCTGTTATTCTCACTCCAAATGATAACTCTTTAATTTACCATACTTGGGAATTGGTTTATGATGGAACTTCACTCACTCTTCCAACCTATAGAAAAGCTGGTCCAATCAATCCAGAGGAAACCATTATCTTTGGTTATATCTCTAGAAATAGTACTGATGTTACATTTGCTTTAAGTCCAACATGTTCAGATTCATCAAGTCCAACTCCAACTCCTACTGAGACTCCAACTGAGACTCCAACTGAGACTCCAACTGAGACTCCAACTGAGACTCCAACTGAAACTCCAACTGAAACTCCAACTGAAACTGAAactccaacaccaacaccatcaaGCTCATCTAGTGATGTAGATAGTGGTTCATCATCTGAAATTGAAACCCCAACACCAACTGAAACTGATACCCCAACCCCAACACCATCAAGTTCTTCAAGTGAAGGAAGTGGATCATCATCAGAAACTCAACCACCAATTACTCCACCACCAACCACTGGTACTTCTTGTTTAGCCCAAGTCCAACAAAAAGTTATCAACTCATGGATTAATGGTGAAGTTGATCATTATATACAAGTTGAGGCTACTATTGTTAACCAAGGTTCAACTCCAAtttcatcttttaatttttattctgATGCTGAACAAATTTGGTCAGTTGAAAAAACAGGAACCAATACCTATAAATTACCAAGTTGGTTCTCAACAATTCCAGTTGGTGGGTCCCATACCTTTGGTTATATTGTTAAATCTGCTGAATTATCTGACCTCGAAGGAGTTCAATATACatgttga
- a CDS encoding saposin B domain-containing protein (alternatively spliced) has product MKIDVRTQSEPNLGDIPLCLICDFAVGKIEKYLDDKANTTVIIDKVEKDCNILRNSWIGKCKNIVTEYGPKIIDLLESNESPKAVCAIIDLC; this is encoded by the exons ATGAAAATTGATGTAAGAACACAAAGTGAACCAAATTTAGGAGATATTCCATTATGTTTG atCTGTGACTTTGCTGttggtaaaattgaaaaatatttagatGATAAAGCAAATACAACTGTTATCATTGACAAAGTTGAAAAGGATTGTAATATATTAAGAAATAGTTGGATTggaaaatgtaaaaatatcGTTACTGAATATGGTCCAAAAATCATTGACCTTTTGGAAAGTAACGAATCACCAAAAGCAGTTTGTGCTATCATCGATTTATGTTAA
- a CDS encoding peptidase M20 family protein has protein sequence MIFKFFFIFFLIILVIKISESVDSTVNVHLIKSRTELAYSFKESLSFKTISFDDESNKIDYDEFLKFHNFLQNKFPIIHRVLKRTVINKYSLLFEWTGSDKTLKPLLLNSHYDVVPVTESEWTFNPWGEIRNDNIYGRGSIDNKVIVMATMESIEAILANNYTQPIRTIYLCFGHDEELGGLNGHRMIARHFRENLVRAEAIFDEGCPFLASNFVPGFHDIIAGVGVFEKGYLFYKLTSKVNSFTHSAIPPKESAIGILSKALAKIESNPFAPIENIEKKNQLLQLFNGETIKSNPFLDAMTKTTTALSMIHAGTKPNIIPTTASAWVSHRIINGNSIEYVKSRILDLINDTRITMEIEGFLEPSPISSPFTTAYQILKQTIYQQFGGYNVKVVPTQLMANTDTRHYWDITDNIYRFMPIVGNFMDFVSIHGSNEKISIDDYIKTIHFYKKLILNFQPFSNSSNSNYINKNLKINDYCPNSIYSK, from the exons atgatatttaaatttttttttattttttttttaattattttagttaTAAAAATTTCAGAATCAGTCGATAGCACTGTAAATGtacatttaattaaatcaagaaCCGAGCTTGCATATAGTTTTAAAGAg tcattatcatttaaaacaatttcatttgatgatgaaagtaataaaattgattatgatgaatttttaaaattccataattttttacaaaataaatttccaATAATCCATAGAGTTTTAAAGAGGAcagtaataaataaatattcattattatttgaatggACAGGAAGTGATAAAACATTGAaacctttattattaaattcacaTTATGATGTTGTACCAGTAACAGAATCAGAATGGACATTTAATCCATGGGGAGAAATTAGAAACGATAATATTTATGGACGTGGATCAATTGACAATAAGGTAATAGTAATGGCAACTATGGAATCGATTGAAGCCATTTTAGCAAACAATTACACTCAACCAATTCGTACCATTTATCTATGTTTTGGACATGATGAAGAGCTTGGTGGATTGAATGGTCATAGAATGATCGCCAGACATTTCAGAGAGAATTTAGTTAGAGCAGAGGCAATCTTTGATGAGGGTTGTCCATTTTTAGCATCTAATTTCGTTCCAGGATTTCACGACATTATTGCAGGTGTTGGAGTATTTGAAAAAGGTTAcctattttataaattaacatCAAAGGTTAATTCATTCACCCATTCTGCAATACCACCAAAAGAATCTGCAATTGGTATCCTCTCAAAGGCATTGGCAAAGATTGAATCAAATCCATTCGcaccaattgaaaatattgaaaagaaGAATCAACTCTTACAATTATTCAATGGTGAAACtataaaatcaaatccaTTCTTAGATGCAATGACAAAAACCACCACAGCATTGTCAATGATACATGCAGGTACAAAACCAAATATAATACCAACAACCGCTTCAGCTTGGGTGTCACATAGAATTATTAATggaaattcaattgaatatgTAAAGAGTAGAATTttggatttaattaatgatacaAGAATCACAATGGAAATTGAAGGATTTTTAGAACCTTCTCCAATTAGTTCACCATTTACAACTGCATACCAAATACTTAAACAAACCATCTATCAACAATTTGGAGGTTACAATGTAAAGGTTGTACCAACTCAATTGATGGCAAATACCGATACTCGTCATTATTGGGATATCACTGATAATATCTATCGTTTCATGCCGATCGTTGGTAATTTCATGGATTTTGTCTCAATACATGGTagtaatgaaaaaatttcaattgatgattatattaaaacaattcatttctataaaaaattgattttaaattttcaaccATTCTCAAACTCTTCAAATagtaattatattaataaaaatttgaaaataaatgattattgtccaaattcaatttattcaaaataa
- the pyd2 gene encoding pyrimidine hydrase: MLRVDQTGTILIKNGTVVNDDRYFKSDVLVENGIIKEISKNIEPKEGIKVVDATDKLLLPGGIDTHTHFQLPFMGTVSVDDFDIGTQAAVAGGTTFIIDFVIPTRGQSLLEAYDQWKKWADEKVNCDYSLHVAITWWSEQVSREMEILVKERGVNSFKCFMAYKNSFMVTDQEMYHIFKRCKELGAIAQVHAENGDMVFEGQKKMLEMGITGPEGHELSRPEALEAEATNRAIVIADSVCTPVYIVHVQSIGAADVICKHRKEGVRVYGEPIAAGLGVDGSHMWNHDWRHAAAFVMGPPIRPDPRTKGVLMDYLARGDLDCVGTDNCTFCADQKAMGKDDFTKIPNGVNGVEDRMSIVWENGVNTGKLTWCQFVRATSSEAARIFNIYPRKGRIDVGCDGDIVIWDPNQSKTISKDTHHHAVDFNIFEGIKVTGIAVTTIVAGNIVWSDNKLSCVKGSGRFVPRPPFGPVFDGIEQRDKVRNELLRKVDRKPYEDDNTKNSSK; encoded by the exons atgcttAGAGTCGATCAAACAGggacaatattaataaaaaatggtaCTGTTGTGAACGACGATAGATACTTTAAATCTGATGTTTTAGTTGAAAAtggaattattaaagaaatttctaaaaatattgaacCAAAAGAAGGTATTAAAGTTGTCGATGCaactgataaattattattaccaggTGGTATTGATACTCATACa cATTTCCAATTACCATTTATGGGTACAGTTTCagttgatgattttgatattGGTACACAAGCAGCAGTAGCAGGTGGTACaacatttattattgattttgtaaTTCCAACTAGAGGACAATCATTATTGGAAGCTTATGACCAATGGAAGAAATGGGCAGATGAAAAGGTTAATTGTGATTATTCATTACATGTTGCAATTACATGGTGGAGTGAACAAGTTTCAAGGGAGATGGAAATATTGGTTAAAGAGAGAGGTGTAAATAGTTTCAAATGTTTTATGGCCTACAAGAATAGTTTTATGGTTACAGATCAAGAGATGTATCATATTTTCAAGAGATGTAAAGAGTTGGGTGCCATCGCACAAGTACATGCCGAAAATGGTGATATGGTATTCGAAGGACAAAAGAAAATGTTAGAAATGGGTATTACAGGACCAGAAGGTCACGAATTATCAAGACCAGAGGCATTGGAAGCCGAAGCGACCAATAGAGCCATCGTCATTGCCGATAGTGTTTGCACACCAGTTTATATTGTTCACGTTCAATCTATTGGTGCAGCCGATGTAATTTGTAAACATAGAAAAGAGGGTGTTAGAGTATACGGTGAACCAATTGCAGCAGGTTTAGGTGTTGACGGATCCCATATGTGGAATCATGATTGGAGACATGCTGCAGCATTTGTAATGGGACCACCAATTCGTCCAGATCCAAGAACTAAAGGTGTATTAATGGATTATTTAGCAAGAGGTGACCTCGATTGTGTTGGTACTGATAATTGTACATTCTGTGCTGACCAAAAAGCAATGGGTAAAGATGATTTCACCAAAATTCCAAATGGTGTAAATGGTGTTGAAGATAGAATGTCAATCGTTTGGGAGAATGGTGTCAATACTGGTAAATTAACATGGTGTCAATTCGTTAGAGCAACCTCTTCAGAAGCTGCTcgtattttcaatatttatcCAAGAAAAGGTCGTATCGATGTTGGTTGTGATGGTGATATCGTCATTTGGGATccaaatcaatcaaaaacCATCTCAAAGGATACTCATCATCATGCAGTTGATTTTAACATTTTCGAAGGTATCAAAGTAACTGGTATAGCAGTTACCACAATCGTAGCTGGTAATATCGTTTGGtctgataataaattatcatgtGTCAAAGGTAGTGGTAGATTTGTACCAAGACCACCATTTGGTCCAGTATTTGATGGTATTGAACAAAGAGATAAGGTTagaaatgaattattaagaAAAGTTGATAGAAAACCATACGAAGATGATAATACAAAAAAttcatcaaaataa
- a CDS encoding RING zinc finger-containing protein (Similar to TPR), giving the protein MSEILIDSELLSCPICADTFVDACDTGCGHTFCDFCLNSCLENRPDKCPVCSKDPSPVHPAFTIRAICGAVAPHVVEDPSMTVESEKELGNSSYYKNKYAQAILHYNNAINKCTHTDPKNSYLYNNRSQCFIHLRQFKRALDDCDEAIRLNDDNIKAYMRKGLCLRMLGHFEESRAAYNKATILDKGGEWKQQIQDGLRLPASAPLPQQQSQQPQQQQPQQPQPQPQQQPQQQQQPQQQQQPQQQQQQQPRTTQPTYTAQPQPQQQYYFPYGQQYTSNYPQFNQNHARYQYPGHYTVRTNGIPNHTFHPNYQYHNMQQQQQQQAQQQAQQQAQQQQQQQTQQPQPQPPQQPLQQPPQQQQPPQPQVNTSTTNVNTTVQPTTTTTTTQPTSTSASSTSATSSSNLNNARTTSQQSLGSAPTTGKGRGRSSSGNCKSQ; this is encoded by the exons ATGTCAGAAATATTAATAGATAGTGAACTACTTTCTTGTCCAATTTGTGCTGATACCTTTGTTGATGCATGTGATACAGGTTGTGGTCATACTTTTTGtgatttttgtttaaatagtTGCTTAGAGAACCGACCTGATAAATGTCCCGTTTGTTCAAAAGATCCATCACCTGTGCATCCAGCATTTACAATTAGAGCAATTTGCGGTGCTGTTGCGCCACATGTGGTTGAAGACCCAAG tATGACAGTAGAATCAGAGAAAGAACTTGGTAATAGttcatattataaaaataaatatgcaCAAGCAATTCTTCACTACAATAATGCAATTAATAAATGCACACATACAGATCCAAAAAATTCATACCTGTATAATAATAGATCACAATGTTTTATTCATTTACGTCAATTTAAAAGAGCTTTAGATGATTGTGACGAGGCAATAAgattaaatgatgataata tAAAAGCTTACATGAGAAAAGGTTTATGTTTAAGAATGTTAGGTCATTTCGAAGAGAGTAGAGCAGCATATAATAAAGCAACAATTTTAGATAAAGGTGGTGAATggaaacaacaaattcagGATGGTTTAAGATTTTACCAGCATCAGCACCattaccacaacaacaatcacaacaaccacaacaacagcaaccacaacaaccacaaccacaaccacaacaacaaccacaacaacaacaacaaccacaacaacaacaacaaccacaacaacagcaacaacaacaaccaagaACTACTCAACCAACTTATACCGctcaaccacaaccacaacaacaatattatttCCCATATGGTCAGCAATATACATCAAACTATCCacaatttaatcaaaatcatGCTAGATATCAATACCCTGGCCATTATACAGTAAGAACTAATGGTATCCCAAATCATACTTTCCATccaaattatcaatatcataatatgcaacaacaacaacagcaacaagcacaacaacaagcacaacaacaagcacaacaacaacaacaacaacaaactcaacaaccacaaccacaaccaccacaacaaccactacaacaaccaccacaacaacaacaaccaccacaaccacaagtTAATACTAGCACAACCAATGTAAATACTACTGtacaaccaacaacaactactactacaactcAACCTACTTCGACTTCTGCCTCATCAACATCagcaacatcatcatcaaatttaaataatgcaCGTACTACAAGCCAACAATCATTGGGTAGTGCTCCAACCACAGGTAAAGGAAGGGGACGATCATCTTCTGGAAATTGCAAAAGTCAATAA
- a CDS encoding UPF0558 protein, with protein sequence MSFKFNFQVDEDENDNGNNNEQNNEESKLDISEFDSSSKMDELPSKYIDLRNNLSSLLSNVETEIVTFSSNNKLKKLVKPFKGNQDNNNDNNVNSNDKNDNNNNNNNNNKDYEKLLDKTDLIPGVYEGGFKLWECSIDIINYLFEEKIDLSGKKVLEIGCGHGLPGIYCLLNGSIVTFQDYNEEVIYNLTQPNVLINGGDINRAKYISGDWKFVDQLLKNEKFDIILTSDTLYNVGSFKKLYNLISNHLESNGKCYLASKTYYFGVGGGIRKFEELLKILNRLSIKTVRDIKDGLSNVREVVEITNKIN encoded by the exons atgtcatttaaatttaattttcaagttgatgaagatgaaaatgataatggtaataataatgaacaaaataatgaagaaagtAAATTAGATATATCTGAATTTGATTCAAGCTCTAAAATGGATGAATTACCATCAAAATATATTGATTTAAGA AATAATTTAAGTagtttattatcaaatgttGAAACTGAAATAGTaacattttcatcaaataataaattaaaaaaattagttaaaCCTTTCAAAGGAaatcaagataataataatgataataatgtaaatagtaatgataaaaatgataataataataataataataataataataaagattatgaaaaattattggaTAAAACAGATTTAATACCAGGTGTATATGAAGGTGGTTTTAAGCTATGGGAATGTTCAAttgatattataaattatttatttgaagaaaaaattgatttaagtGGTAAAAAGGTATTAGAAATTGGTTGTGGTCATGGTTTACCAGgaatttattgtttattaaatggTTCAATAGTAACATTTCAAGATTAT aatgaagaagtaatttataatttaacccaaccaaatgttttaataaatggtGGTGATATAAATAGAGCAAAATATATTTCAGGTGATTGGAAATTTGTTgaccaattattaaaaaacgaaaaattTGATATAATTTTAACATCA gATACATTATATAATGTtggatcatttaaaaaactttataatttaatttcaaatcattTAGAATCAAATGGAAAATG TTATTTAGCTAGTAAAACCTATTATTTTGGAGTGGGTGGAGGTATTAGAAAAtttgaagaattattaaagatcTTGAATAGATTATCTATAAAAACAGTAAGGGATATTAAAGATGGTTTATCAAATGTGAGAGAAGTCGttgaaattacaaataaaataaattag
- a CDS encoding saposin B domain-containing protein (alternatively spliced): MNKLLLAFLFFGLIASVTISMKIDVRTQSEPNLGDIPLCLICDFAVGKIEKYLDDKANTTVIIDKVEKDCNILRNSWIGKCKNIVTEYGPKIIDLLESNESPKAVCAIIDLC, translated from the exons atgaataaattattattagcttTCCTTTTCTTTGGTTTAATCGCCTCTGTTACTATTTCTATGAAAATTGATGTAAGAACACAAAGTGAACCAAATTTAGGAGATATTCCATTATGTTTG atCTGTGACTTTGCTGttggtaaaattgaaaaatatttagatGATAAAGCAAATACAACTGTTATCATTGACAAAGTTGAAAAGGATTGTAATATATTAAGAAATAGTTGGATTggaaaatgtaaaaatatcGTTACTGAATATGGTCCAAAAATCATTGACCTTTTGGAAAGTAACGAATCACCAAAAGCAGTTTGTGCTATCATCGATTTATGTTAA